In Arthrobacter sp. SLBN-83, one DNA window encodes the following:
- a CDS encoding phosphoglyceromutase — protein MTYKLILLRHGHSEWNAKNLFTGWVDVDLNDQGRAEAARGGELLVENNILPDVLYTSLLKRAINTANIALDKADRGWIPVKRDWRLNERHYGALQGKDKAQTLAEFGEEQFMEWRRSYDTPPPPLPDDSEFSQAHDPRYADLGDALPRTECLKDVLVRLLPYWESDIKEDLKAGKTVLVTAHGNSLRALVKHLDGISDEAIAGLNIPTGIPLVYDLDENFQPIKPGGTYLDPEAAEQAILAVANQGKN, from the coding sequence ATGACTTACAAGCTGATTCTGCTGCGCCACGGCCACAGCGAATGGAACGCCAAGAACCTGTTCACCGGCTGGGTGGACGTTGACCTGAACGACCAGGGCCGCGCGGAAGCAGCGCGCGGAGGTGAGCTGCTGGTAGAGAACAACATCCTCCCGGACGTGCTCTACACCTCCCTGTTGAAGAGGGCCATCAACACGGCCAACATCGCCCTGGACAAGGCGGATCGCGGCTGGATCCCGGTCAAGCGCGACTGGCGCCTGAACGAACGCCACTACGGTGCGCTGCAGGGCAAGGACAAGGCCCAGACCCTGGCCGAGTTCGGCGAGGAGCAGTTCATGGAATGGCGCCGCTCTTACGACACCCCGCCGCCGCCCCTGCCCGATGACTCCGAGTTCTCGCAGGCCCACGATCCCCGTTACGCGGACTTGGGCGACGCCCTCCCGCGCACCGAGTGCCTGAAGGACGTCCTGGTGCGGCTCCTGCCCTACTGGGAATCGGACATTAAGGAAGACCTCAAGGCCGGCAAGACGGTGTTGGTCACCGCTCACGGCAACTCGCTCCGCGCGCTGGTCAAGCACCTGGACGGCATCAGCGACGAGGCAATCGCCGGACTGAACATCCCCACCGGCATCCCGCTGGTGTACGACCTCGACGAGAACTTCCAGCCGATCAAGCCCGGCGGCACCTACCTCGATCCCGAGGCCGCCGAGCAAGCCATCCTTGCCGTCGCCAATCAGGGCAAGAATTAG
- the tmk gene encoding dTMP kinase: MNKQKAGLFIAFEGGDGAGKSTQAARLAAALESRGYTVLRTREPGGTRIGEKLRSLVLDHGNGEIDAHTEALIFAASRAAHATQVIRPALGRGEIVLTDRYIDSSVAYQGAGRNLGQDAVQSLNEWATSGLQPHLTVLLDVDPQLGRRRRTAGQAAEDRLESEADEFHTRIRSAFLDLAAGRPGSYLVLPAHLPVDDLAAQILARVETLLDAPAPAAAHALAPQLAEAAAPKAAGDGGGA, encoded by the coding sequence GTGAACAAACAGAAGGCCGGATTATTCATCGCGTTCGAAGGTGGCGATGGCGCCGGCAAGTCCACCCAGGCGGCCCGTCTTGCGGCCGCGCTGGAATCCCGGGGGTACACCGTGCTGCGGACCCGTGAGCCCGGTGGCACCCGCATCGGGGAGAAATTGCGCTCCCTGGTACTGGACCACGGCAATGGCGAAATTGATGCCCACACGGAAGCCCTCATTTTCGCCGCTTCCCGCGCCGCCCACGCCACCCAGGTGATCCGCCCGGCGCTCGGCCGCGGCGAGATTGTGCTGACCGACCGGTACATCGACTCTTCGGTGGCCTACCAGGGGGCCGGCCGCAACCTCGGCCAGGACGCCGTCCAGTCCCTGAACGAGTGGGCCACCTCCGGCCTGCAGCCACACCTCACCGTTCTTTTGGATGTGGATCCCCAGCTTGGCCGCCGGCGCCGCACTGCGGGCCAAGCAGCCGAAGACCGCCTCGAATCCGAGGCTGACGAGTTCCACACCCGGATCCGGAGCGCCTTCCTGGACCTCGCCGCGGGCCGCCCTGGGTCGTATCTGGTCCTCCCTGCCCATCTGCCGGTCGATGACCTGGCGGCGCAGATTCTCGCCCGGGTGGAAACCTTGCTTGATGCGCCGGCCCCAGCGGCAGCGCATGCTCTCGCGCCGCAACTGGCTGAAGCAGCGGCACCCAAAGCAGCGGGCGACGGCGGTGGGGCGTGA
- a CDS encoding DNA polymerase III subunit delta': protein MTVWDDLQGQPAVVEQLRQAASGESLTHAWLFTGPPGSGRSNAAKAFAAALNCDQEDVSLRGCGQCQACHTILGETHSDVTFVRTEKVTITIDEARELVAAAGNRPSSGRWRIIVVEDADRMAERTTNVLLKAIEEPTPRTIWMLCAPSPADVLVTIRSRCRSVALRLPPASDVAALLVRRDGVDPALAEQAARAAQSHVGIARRLARDPAARERRLETVRFPLGLRGVTAAVMMADKLVKIATAEANSSNEERDAAEKAALLATLGAPESGTLPPAMRSQLKQLEDDQKRRAKRSITDSLDRTLTDLLSFYRDVLIIQLGNAVELVNVELRSELEEFAARSTPETTLARMDAINKARERITTTNVAPLLTIESMAASLIQPSKETR from the coding sequence GTGACCGTCTGGGATGACCTCCAGGGCCAGCCCGCCGTCGTCGAACAATTGCGCCAGGCCGCAAGCGGCGAAAGCCTGACGCACGCCTGGCTGTTCACCGGGCCGCCGGGCTCCGGCCGCTCCAACGCCGCCAAGGCCTTCGCCGCCGCACTGAACTGCGACCAGGAAGACGTCAGCCTCCGTGGCTGCGGGCAGTGCCAGGCATGCCACACGATCCTGGGCGAAACCCATTCAGATGTCACGTTCGTGCGCACCGAAAAAGTCACCATCACCATTGATGAGGCCCGGGAACTGGTGGCCGCGGCAGGCAACCGGCCGTCGTCGGGGCGCTGGCGGATCATCGTCGTTGAGGATGCCGACCGCATGGCCGAGCGGACCACCAACGTGCTGCTCAAAGCCATCGAGGAACCCACGCCGCGGACTATCTGGATGCTTTGCGCGCCGTCCCCTGCCGATGTCCTGGTCACCATCCGCTCCCGCTGCCGGAGTGTCGCTTTGCGGCTGCCGCCGGCCTCGGATGTTGCAGCCCTGCTGGTGCGGCGTGACGGCGTGGACCCTGCCCTTGCGGAGCAGGCAGCACGGGCAGCGCAAAGCCATGTGGGCATTGCCCGCCGGCTGGCAAGGGATCCAGCGGCAAGGGAACGCCGGCTGGAAACGGTCCGCTTTCCACTTGGCCTCCGCGGCGTTACAGCCGCGGTCATGATGGCGGACAAGCTGGTGAAGATCGCCACCGCCGAGGCCAACAGCTCCAACGAGGAACGGGACGCAGCGGAGAAGGCCGCCCTCCTCGCAACGCTGGGAGCGCCCGAATCGGGCACGCTGCCCCCGGCCATGCGCAGCCAGCTGAAGCAGCTCGAGGACGACCAGAAACGGCGGGCCAAGAGATCCATTACGGATTCCCTGGACCGTACGCTTACCGATTTACTGTCCTTCTACCGGGACGTGCTGATCATCCAGCTGGGGAACGCCGTGGAACTGGTTAACGTTGAGCTGAGGAGTGAGCTGGAAGAGTTCGCCGCCCGCAGCACTCCTGAAACCACCCTGGCCCGCATGGACGCCATCAACAAAGCCCGCGAACGCATCACCACCACCAACGTTGCCCCGCTGCTGACCATCGAGTCCATGGCGGCCAGCCTGATCCAGCCCTCCAAGGAGACCCGATGA
- the phoU gene encoding phosphate signaling complex protein PhoU yields MRKVFQEELTQVGDQLVEISRLVSEAMAKATTSFQVADVDLAQDVIAADARIDFLQNSLDERAIDILALQGPVASDLRMIVGSLRMSASLERMGDLARHIAQLARLRYPSTVIPESMTDTFNRMAQLDQEIADKLTVLLESRDLEVARDILKANTAINDLHLSVFKAIAAPDWSGSPATTVDVALASRYFERFADHGVSVAQKVTYLVTGAWQPNATEHS; encoded by the coding sequence GTGCGTAAGGTTTTTCAGGAAGAGCTCACCCAGGTCGGTGACCAGCTGGTGGAGATTTCCCGGCTGGTCAGCGAAGCGATGGCCAAGGCCACTACCTCCTTCCAGGTAGCGGACGTGGACCTCGCCCAGGACGTCATCGCAGCGGATGCGCGCATCGACTTCCTGCAGAACAGCCTGGATGAGCGGGCAATCGACATTCTGGCGCTGCAGGGCCCCGTCGCCAGCGACCTGCGCATGATCGTGGGTTCCCTTCGGATGAGCGCCTCCCTGGAGCGGATGGGCGACTTGGCCCGCCACATCGCCCAGCTGGCCCGCCTCCGCTACCCCTCCACGGTGATTCCGGAGTCCATGACGGACACGTTCAACCGGATGGCCCAACTGGACCAGGAAATCGCGGACAAGCTGACGGTCCTGCTGGAGAGCCGCGACCTTGAGGTGGCCCGGGACATCCTCAAGGCCAATACGGCCATCAATGATCTGCACTTGAGCGTGTTCAAGGCCATCGCGGCCCCCGACTGGTCCGGGTCGCCTGCCACCACCGTGGATGTGGCCCTTGCCAGCCGCTACTTCGAGCGGTTCGCGGATCACGGCGTTTCCGTCGCCCAAAAGGTGACCTACCTGGTCACGGGCGCGTGGCAGCCCAACGCCACCGAGCACAGCTAA
- a CDS encoding DUF2516 family protein, producing the protein MDGRIIIAYVEQAVFFLLGLVALGLELWAFVDCLRHRPNAFEATGKRTKTFWLALTGGATAVGLISLLGAGGGIFSTLGLFGLAAVVAASVYLADVRPAVKDAGRGGSRNMGPYGPW; encoded by the coding sequence GTGGACGGTCGAATAATCATTGCGTACGTAGAGCAGGCAGTGTTCTTCCTCCTTGGCCTGGTGGCCCTGGGGCTGGAACTGTGGGCGTTTGTGGACTGCCTCCGCCACCGGCCCAACGCCTTCGAAGCCACCGGCAAGCGGACCAAGACCTTCTGGCTCGCCCTCACTGGCGGTGCAACCGCCGTGGGCCTCATCTCGCTGCTCGGCGCGGGTGGAGGCATCTTCAGCACCCTCGGCCTGTTCGGGCTCGCCGCTGTCGTGGCAGCCTCCGTCTACCTGGCCGATGTCCGGCCCGCGGTGAAGGACGCCGGCCGGGGCGGCAGCCGCAACATGGGTCCCTACGGCCCCTGGTGA
- a CDS encoding sensor histidine kinase yields MLIGLVAGLIGLALGTFGVLAYRVSEKQRELLDVEPEELALPAGAAEVLAVVGRAFVVLDDVDGVVRASPAAYAYGLVRGHTVVHKELLDMTAGVRRDGVILEKQLELPRGPLGQGTIIVQVRAAMLGEEYILLLADDRTEITRTEEIRNDFVANVSHELKTPVGAISLLAEALESSADDEEAVRRFAKRMHKESARLAALVQDIIELSRLQGASVTQQGGPVDINAVIAEAVDRSQLPAESKNISIVVGGRTDGKVFGDQDLLVTALRNLIDNAIRYSPPNTRVGIGVRSREGLVSVSVTDQGEGLSPEEQERVFERFYRVDAARSRQTGGTGLGLSIVKHVASNHGGEVTLWSQPGQGSTFTLRLPEMEGQEGDAGPSVPEAPAVAPAQARETSGQPALTQVPRATGATEPGATEQGARA; encoded by the coding sequence ATGCTCATTGGTCTGGTTGCCGGCCTTATCGGCCTGGCGCTTGGCACGTTCGGCGTGCTTGCCTACCGGGTCAGCGAGAAGCAGCGCGAGCTGTTGGACGTCGAACCCGAGGAGCTTGCGCTTCCGGCTGGTGCAGCGGAGGTGCTCGCCGTCGTGGGACGTGCCTTTGTGGTGCTGGACGATGTGGACGGCGTGGTCCGTGCCAGCCCCGCAGCCTACGCATACGGACTGGTCCGCGGGCACACCGTGGTCCACAAGGAACTCCTGGACATGACCGCCGGGGTACGGCGGGACGGCGTCATCCTCGAAAAGCAATTGGAGCTTCCGCGGGGGCCGCTGGGGCAGGGAACCATCATCGTCCAGGTCCGGGCAGCCATGCTGGGTGAGGAATACATTCTCCTCCTCGCCGATGACCGTACCGAGATCACCCGCACCGAAGAGATCCGCAACGACTTTGTGGCCAACGTATCGCACGAGCTGAAAACCCCGGTGGGCGCCATCTCCCTGCTGGCCGAGGCGCTCGAATCGTCGGCCGATGACGAAGAAGCCGTCCGCCGCTTTGCCAAGCGCATGCACAAGGAATCGGCCAGGCTGGCAGCCCTGGTCCAGGACATCATCGAACTTTCCCGCCTGCAGGGCGCCAGCGTGACGCAGCAGGGCGGACCCGTGGACATCAACGCCGTCATCGCCGAGGCCGTGGACCGGTCGCAGCTTCCCGCCGAGAGCAAGAACATCAGCATCGTGGTGGGTGGGCGCACCGACGGCAAGGTGTTCGGCGACCAGGACCTTTTGGTGACGGCGCTGCGCAATCTCATCGACAACGCCATCCGCTATTCACCGCCCAACACCCGCGTGGGGATCGGCGTGCGTTCCAGGGAAGGCCTGGTTTCGGTTTCCGTAACCGACCAGGGGGAGGGGCTCAGCCCCGAGGAGCAGGAGCGCGTCTTCGAGCGTTTCTACCGGGTGGACGCGGCCCGGTCGCGCCAGACCGGGGGTACCGGCCTGGGCCTCAGCATCGTCAAGCACGTGGCTTCCAACCATGGCGGTGAAGTAACGCTGTGGTCCCAGCCCGGGCAGGGATCCACCTTCACCCTCCGGCTGCCCGAAATGGAAGGGCAGGAGGGCGACGCCGGGCCTTCAGTTCCGGAGGCACCGGCAGTGGCGCCGGCGCAGGCCCGGGAGACGTCCGGGCAACCAGCCCTTACCCAAGTACCCCGCGCCACCGGCGCAACAGAACCGGGCGCTACAGAACAAGGAGCCAGAGCTTGA
- a CDS encoding class I SAM-dependent methyltransferase: protein MVQKAERVNAPQLSGRSSAIRQGRPVGNVTRGTTNPNRMRRVDRWLAGPQAWRLRRATEPLVVDLGYGATPATAVELYERLAVVRPDVRVCGIEIEPERVRAALPLERPGLTFHVGGFELPVPGRPVLVRAFNVLRQYEEADVAGIWRLVQDRLAPDGLFIDGTCDEIGRWVTWVALDRHRPLSLSISVRFGSFDLPSDVAERLPKALIHRNVPGEPVHTFMQAMDRAWLESAPLGSFGNRQRWVGMCRSLRGAGWPVQDGPARWRLGELTVDWEAVAPLDHQGP, encoded by the coding sequence GTGGTTCAAAAGGCTGAACGGGTCAATGCCCCGCAACTTTCCGGCAGGTCCTCCGCCATTAGGCAGGGGCGGCCGGTGGGCAACGTGACCCGCGGCACCACCAACCCCAACCGGATGCGCCGTGTGGACCGCTGGCTGGCGGGACCGCAGGCGTGGCGGCTGAGGAGGGCAACCGAGCCGCTCGTCGTGGACCTGGGCTATGGCGCAACGCCGGCCACCGCCGTCGAACTTTATGAAAGGCTCGCCGTTGTCCGGCCCGACGTGCGCGTCTGCGGGATCGAAATTGAGCCGGAGCGCGTCCGGGCAGCCCTTCCGCTGGAGCGTCCCGGACTGACGTTCCACGTGGGCGGCTTTGAGCTGCCTGTTCCCGGGCGCCCTGTCCTGGTCCGGGCCTTCAACGTGCTGCGGCAGTACGAGGAGGCTGACGTTGCGGGCATTTGGCGGCTGGTGCAGGACCGGCTGGCTCCGGACGGCCTGTTCATCGACGGCACGTGTGACGAGATCGGGCGGTGGGTGACGTGGGTGGCGCTGGACCGGCACCGCCCGCTTTCCCTCAGCATTTCCGTCCGGTTCGGGAGCTTCGACCTGCCCTCCGACGTCGCCGAGCGGCTGCCCAAGGCATTGATCCACCGAAACGTCCCCGGCGAACCGGTTCACACTTTCATGCAGGCAATGGACCGGGCGTGGCTTGAGAGCGCTCCGCTGGGGTCATTTGGCAACCGACAGCGCTGGGTGGGCATGTGCCGAAGCCTGCGCGGCGCGGGATGGCCAGTTCAGGACGGACCGGCCAGATGGCGGCTCGGTGAGCTGACGGTGGACTGGGAGGCCGTGGCGCCCCTGGATCACCAGGGGCCGTAG
- a CDS encoding alpha/beta hydrolase, whose translation MTARPLSARHRSLAVAVRAAGAMALAMVLASCSLLNGGDKNPPEAATAKADPSIVASAPAGLEKFYSQEVVWQPCEGEFQCAKVTVPMDYANPGGDTIQLAAIRASSTGKKTGSLLVNPGGPGASGYDFIKDAAATHFSAGVRNAYDLVGFDPRGVKRSAPVTCMTDAERDAARAKIYALETDSGLAAALADNKAIADQCAAQTGPVLGHIDTVSAAKDLDVLRAVVNDTKLNYLGYSYGTFLGSTYASLFPDNVGRMVLDGALDPSISNEDLTSGQARAFEKALHSYVASCQKQGKCPLSGDVDSGVQQIRDLINAVQQTPRTAKDGRLVNATMFVSGLITPLYNDQSWPALTQALEAAMSGDVSLMLRLADLGADRGSDGKYTSNSTFAFNAINCLDYPMVSDAAGMRAEEKRLEQDSPTLGYFFAYGGTTCADWPYKNLRTPAPVEYTGDSPIVVIGTTGDPATPVDWAASLRKQLGNASLLTWKGEGHTAYGRANSCLEDSVDNYLVGGKLPADNTVC comes from the coding sequence ATGACTGCCCGCCCCCTGTCCGCACGCCACAGGTCCCTGGCGGTAGCCGTCCGCGCCGCGGGAGCAATGGCCCTGGCCATGGTCCTGGCCTCGTGCAGTCTGCTCAACGGCGGCGACAAGAACCCCCCGGAGGCGGCCACGGCCAAGGCCGACCCCTCAATCGTGGCTTCGGCCCCCGCGGGACTGGAGAAGTTCTACTCCCAGGAAGTCGTGTGGCAGCCCTGCGAAGGGGAATTCCAGTGCGCCAAGGTGACCGTCCCCATGGACTACGCCAATCCCGGCGGAGACACCATCCAACTTGCTGCCATTCGGGCTTCAAGCACGGGCAAGAAAACCGGCAGCCTCCTGGTCAACCCCGGCGGCCCGGGTGCCTCCGGCTACGACTTCATCAAGGACGCAGCCGCAACCCACTTTTCGGCTGGCGTACGCAACGCCTACGACCTCGTCGGCTTTGATCCGCGCGGCGTCAAGCGCTCCGCTCCCGTAACCTGCATGACCGACGCTGAACGCGACGCTGCCAGGGCCAAGATCTATGCCCTCGAAACCGACTCCGGCCTGGCCGCGGCGCTAGCTGACAACAAGGCGATCGCTGACCAGTGCGCGGCGCAGACCGGCCCGGTCCTGGGCCACATCGATACCGTCAGCGCCGCCAAGGACCTGGACGTACTCCGGGCCGTGGTGAACGACACCAAGCTGAACTACCTCGGCTACTCCTACGGCACGTTCCTGGGCTCCACCTACGCTTCGCTCTTCCCGGACAACGTGGGCCGCATGGTCCTTGATGGGGCTTTGGACCCGTCCATCAGCAACGAGGACCTGACCAGCGGCCAGGCCCGCGCGTTTGAAAAAGCGCTCCACAGCTACGTCGCCAGTTGCCAGAAGCAGGGCAAGTGCCCCCTGAGCGGCGATGTCGACTCCGGAGTACAGCAGATCCGGGACCTGATCAACGCGGTGCAGCAGACTCCCCGCACTGCCAAGGACGGTCGCCTGGTCAACGCCACCATGTTCGTCAGCGGCCTGATCACCCCGCTCTACAACGACCAAAGCTGGCCGGCCCTCACGCAGGCGCTGGAGGCGGCGATGTCCGGAGACGTGAGCCTCATGCTCCGGCTGGCCGACCTGGGCGCCGACCGTGGTTCCGACGGAAAATACACCTCCAATTCAACGTTCGCCTTCAACGCGATCAACTGCCTTGACTACCCCATGGTTTCGGATGCCGCTGGCATGCGCGCCGAAGAGAAGCGGCTGGAACAGGACTCCCCCACCCTCGGCTACTTCTTTGCCTACGGCGGCACCACCTGCGCGGACTGGCCCTACAAGAACCTCCGCACCCCGGCACCGGTGGAATACACCGGGGACTCCCCTATCGTGGTCATCGGCACCACCGGTGACCCCGCCACCCCCGTTGACTGGGCAGCCTCGCTGCGCAAGCAGCTGGGCAACGCCTCGCTGCTGACGTGGAAGGGAGAAGGACACACCGCCTACGGACGGGCCAACAGCTGCCTCGAGGATTCGGTGGACAACTACCTGGTGGGCGGCAAGCTTCCGGCCGACAATACGGTCTGCTGA
- a CDS encoding response regulator transcription factor, producing MSRILIVEDEESFSDPLSYLLGKEGFEVEVVDNGLDAITEFDRNGADLVLLDLQLPGLSGTEVCRQLRQRSSVPVIMLTAKDSEIDKVVGLELGADDYVTKPYSSRELVARVRAVLRRQGEPEELVSSTVQAGPVRMDIERHVVSVDGEQVLLPLKEFELLEMLLRNSGRVLTRGQLIDRVWGSDYVGDTKTLDVHVKRLRSKIEPDPSAPRYLVTVRGLGYKFEP from the coding sequence TTGAGCAGGATTTTGATTGTGGAGGATGAGGAATCGTTCAGCGATCCCTTGTCCTATTTGCTGGGTAAAGAAGGGTTCGAGGTGGAGGTGGTGGACAACGGTCTTGACGCCATCACCGAATTCGACCGCAACGGCGCCGACCTGGTGCTGCTCGACCTGCAGCTTCCGGGCCTCTCCGGCACTGAGGTGTGCCGCCAGCTCCGCCAGCGTTCAAGCGTTCCTGTGATCATGCTGACCGCCAAGGACTCCGAGATCGACAAGGTAGTGGGCCTTGAACTCGGCGCGGACGATTACGTGACCAAGCCCTATTCGTCCCGGGAACTGGTGGCCCGCGTCCGGGCCGTGCTGCGGCGCCAGGGTGAGCCGGAGGAGCTGGTTTCGTCGACTGTCCAGGCCGGACCCGTCCGGATGGATATCGAGCGGCACGTGGTGAGCGTTGACGGTGAGCAGGTGCTGCTTCCGCTGAAGGAATTCGAGCTGCTGGAGATGCTCCTGCGCAACTCGGGCAGGGTGCTGACCAGGGGCCAGCTGATCGACCGTGTGTGGGGCTCCGACTATGTGGGGGACACCAAGACCCTGGATGTTCACGTGAAGCGCCTCCGCAGCAAGATCGAGCCCGATCCCTCTGCCCCGCGCTACCTGGTGACTGTCCGCGGCCTCGGTTACAAGTTCGAACCCTAA
- a CDS encoding trans-sulfuration enzyme family protein: protein MSLSEHQTASLSPETVVVAAGRPPRERDQPVNPPITLSSTYFGTGPLGDGDRGYGRYSNPTWDPFEEALGQLEGSALPGLLYASGLAAVSSALSLIPAGGVLVMPNHSYSGSLVMASELAEKGFIELRTVDIADTDAVKDALAPKGPSAKAAAMLWLESPTNPMLGIADMSAVAEAAHAGGAIVVTDNTFSTPLVQQPLLLGSDVVLHSVTKYLAGHSDVVLGALVTSNPEIRATLLHHRIIHGAIAGPFEAWLALRGLRTLALRVERSQESALVLAERLAAHPAIESIRFPGLSTDPGHVRAKEQMKGFGSIICIQVAPSAGLSGADAADKLVQALELWLPATSLGGVESLIERRRRHSAEPTSVPENLVRLSVGVENVEDLWADLKQALDTLDG, encoded by the coding sequence ATGAGTCTTTCCGAGCACCAGACCGCGTCCCTGTCACCCGAGACCGTGGTGGTGGCGGCCGGGCGGCCGCCGCGGGAAAGGGACCAGCCGGTCAATCCTCCCATTACCCTTTCCTCCACGTATTTCGGCACCGGCCCCCTGGGTGATGGCGACCGGGGGTACGGCCGCTATTCCAACCCCACTTGGGACCCCTTCGAGGAGGCGCTGGGACAGCTTGAAGGATCCGCACTGCCCGGCCTGCTGTACGCATCGGGACTCGCGGCGGTCAGTTCCGCGCTGTCGCTGATTCCCGCGGGGGGTGTGCTGGTCATGCCCAACCACAGCTACTCCGGCTCGCTGGTGATGGCCTCCGAGCTGGCCGAAAAGGGCTTCATCGAGCTCCGGACTGTCGATATTGCCGATACCGATGCAGTGAAGGACGCGCTGGCACCCAAGGGACCGTCCGCGAAGGCAGCGGCCATGCTGTGGCTCGAAAGCCCCACCAACCCGATGCTCGGAATCGCCGACATGTCCGCCGTCGCGGAGGCTGCCCATGCCGGCGGCGCGATCGTCGTTACGGATAACACCTTCTCCACCCCCTTGGTGCAGCAGCCCCTGTTGCTGGGGTCCGACGTCGTCCTCCACTCGGTGACCAAGTACCTGGCCGGGCATTCGGACGTCGTCCTCGGCGCGCTGGTCACCTCCAACCCGGAGATCCGTGCCACGCTCCTCCACCACCGCATCATCCACGGTGCCATCGCCGGTCCCTTCGAAGCGTGGCTGGCACTGCGCGGCCTGCGGACCCTTGCGCTGCGTGTGGAGCGGTCCCAGGAGTCAGCCCTGGTCCTGGCGGAGCGCCTTGCCGCGCACCCGGCCATCGAATCCATCCGGTTCCCCGGCCTCAGTACGGATCCGGGGCACGTCCGTGCCAAGGAGCAGATGAAGGGGTTCGGCTCCATCATTTGCATCCAGGTGGCGCCTTCCGCAGGCCTCAGCGGCGCCGATGCTGCGGACAAACTGGTGCAGGCCCTGGAACTCTGGCTGCCTGCCACGTCCCTGGGCGGGGTGGAATCCCTCATCGAGCGCCGGCGCCGGCATTCGGCCGAACCCACCAGCGTGCCGGAGAACCTGGTGCGCCTGAGCGTAGGGGTGGAAAACGTTGAGGACCTCTGGGCTGACCTAAAGCAGGCGCTGGACACGCTGGACGGCTAG